A single genomic interval of Electrophorus electricus isolate fEleEle1 chromosome 4, fEleEle1.pri, whole genome shotgun sequence harbors:
- the LOC118241154 gene encoding interferon a3-like — translation MVTSLAYENWLEPQFLPGESKRVKGNSKSSKSTRTENQVRFLAEVTEQITELFNVNLDSAKWDSGALDNFLNILNTRMLNELKNCAASYRETKEQRHTNMTLKKHFRKLKRILKKANYSADSWEQIRRLVRNHLTRMDIIASNLKSALTG, via the exons ATGGTTACGTCACTCGCTTATGAAAACTGGTTGGAGCCACAGTTTCTGCCAGGAGAATCTAAGCGTGTGAAGGGGAATTCTAAGTCGTCCAAGAGTACGCGG ACTGAAAACCAGGTGAGGTTTCTGGCTGAAGTCACAGAGCAGATCACCGAACTCTTCAATGTTAATTTAGACTCCGCAAAATGGGACAGCGGCGCACTGGACAATTTCTTAAACATCCTCAATACACGCATGCTGAATGAGCTCAAAAACTGC GCTGCATCCTACCGAGAGACAAAAGAACAGCGACACACCAACATGACACTtaagaaacatttcagaaagttAAAGAGGATTCTGAAGAAAGCA AACTACAGCGCTGATTCTTGGGAGCAAATCAGGAGATTAGTGCGGAACCACCTTACGCGGATGGATATTATCGCTTCCAACTTGAAGTCGGCGCTGACGGGCTGA